A genomic window from Camelus ferus isolate YT-003-E chromosome X, BCGSAC_Cfer_1.0, whole genome shotgun sequence includes:
- the CT55 gene encoding cancer/testis antigen 55, which yields MLRFISRALASWRRMDSSEAEKAQHLRLLEGDTKLKTVQGVVTKFCSDYGLIDELIYFSSDVVTGNVLLKVGQKVTAVVEEDKTSHGLKVIKVEAFCDNGNGDGLSDSCTRVSLGCVNSLMEDVNCINHTTYFSLDVVCKGFEPYQGDRVEVKFSIQPDTQSRKALSVTPLRHKHVHEVCITHLRGRNGVIDDSIFFTLDSLKLPDGYVPRVSDVVNAVVVESVQSCYIWRAISMTLVKRG from the exons ATGCTCCGGTTTATTTCCAGGGCTCTTGCCTCCTGGAGAAGAATGGACTCGTCGGAGGCAGAGAAGGCGCAGCATCTGAGGCTCTTGGAAG GTGACACCAAGCTAAAAACTGTACAGGGAGTTGTGACAAAGTTCTGCAGTGATTATGGCTTGATTGATGAGCTGATCTACTTCAGTAGTGATGTTGTGACTGGCAATGTGCTTCTGAAAGTTGGGCAAAAAGTTACTGCAGTTGTGGAGGAAGATAAAACATCTCACGGATTGAAAGTGATCAAA GTGGAGGCGTTCTGTGACAATGGCAATGGTGATGGACTGTCAGACTCCTGTACTAGAGTTTCTCTTGGCTGTGTTAACTCTCTGATGGAAGACGTTAACTGCATTAATCATACAACTTACTTCTCTCTAGATGTTGTTTGTAAAG GTTTTGAGCCTTATCAAGGTGACCGAGTCGAAGTCAAGTTTTCCATCCAGCCAGACACCCAGAGCAGAAAAGCCCTCTCAGTGACGCCTCTGAGACATAAGCACGTGCATGAG GTCTGCATTACTCACCTCCGTGGAAGAAATGGGGTGATAGACGATAGTATCTTTTTCACTCTGGATTCTCTGAAACTTCCTGATGGATACGTACCTCGAGTATCTGATGTCGTCAATGCGGTCGTGGTAGAGAGCGTTCAGTCCTGCTATATTTGGAGAGCGATTTCTATGACTCTAGTGAAAAGAGGATAA